The nucleotide window CATCACCATGGTCCCGGACTCTCCCGACGTCGAGGCCGTGCTCACCGGTGACGAGGGCATCCTCGCCCACGCTTCAGCCGGCGCCACCTGGATCGACTTCTCCACCATCCGCCCCGACGTGGCCACGGAACTCGCCGCGCAGGCGAAGGAGGCGGGACTCAAACCGCTCGACGCACCCGTCTCCGGCGGAGAGCCCGGCGCCATCAACGGAGCCCTCTCCGTCATGGTCGGCGGAGACAAGGCCGACTTCGATGCCGTGGCCGATGTCTTCGACGCCGTCGGCAAGACCATCGTCCTCGTCGGACCCTCCGGTGCCGGCCAGACCGTCAAGGCCGCCAACCAGCTCATCGTCGCCGGAAATATCGGACTCCTCGCCGAAGCCGTCGTCTTCCTCGAAGCCTACGGCGTCGAGACCACCCCGGCTCTGGAAGTCCTCGGCGGGGGACTGGCCGGATCCAAGGTGCTCGAGCAGAAGGGGCAGAAGATGCTCGAGCGCGAGTTCGGTCCCGGGTTCCGTCTCGAACTGCACCACAAGGACATGGGCATCGTCACCGCCGCCGCCCGCGAGGCCGGGGTCGCGATCCCACTCGGGGCCACCGTCGCACAGCTCGTCGCAGCGACCGTGCAGCAGGGCAACGGGGGACTCGACCACTCGGGTCTCTTCACCGTCGTCGAGCAGCTGTCGGGCAAGAACGAGAACTGAAGCACCGCCTCGGCGCGGGAATCCCACCACGGACCGAGCCGGCGACAGCGTCGTCGCCGGCTCACGAACAAAGGACGAAAAATGACACGCATGCGCGCAGTCGACGCCGTTGTGCTCATCCTCGAAAAGGAAGGCGCGACCGAGACCTTCGGCCTGCCGGGAGCGGCGATCAACCCGCTGTACTCGGCGATGAAGGCCCACGGCGGAATCCGCCACACCCTGGCCCGCCACGTCGAGGGAGCCTCCCATATGGCCGACGGCTTTACCCGTTCGGCACCAGGCAACATCGGAGTCTGCCTGGGGACCTCGGGCCCTGCCGGCACCGACATGATCACCGGCCTCTGCGCCGCGGCAGCGGACTCCCAGCCGATCCTGTGCATCACCGGCCAAGCCCCGGTCGCCGTGCTCGACAAAGAGGACTTCCAAGCCGTCGACATCGCCTCCATCGCCGCCCCGGTGACGAAGATGGCCAAGACGGTGCTCGAGGCCGGGCAGGTTCCCGGAGTCTTCCAGGCGGCATTCCAGCTCATGCGCTCGGCCCGGCCCGGACCCGTGCTCATCGACCTGCCCATCGACGTGCAGCAGACCGAGATCGATTTCGACATCGACACCTACGAACCCCTCGCACCAGCAAAGCCGGCAGCGACCTCGGCGCAGGCGGAGAAGATCCTCGACCTCATCGCCGAGGCGAAGCATCCGATCATCATCGCCGGCGGCGGAATCATCAATGCGGATGCGGCCGATCGCCTCGTCGAATTCGCCGAGCTCACCTCGATCCCGGTCTCACCGACGCTCATGGGCTGGGGCGCGATCCCCGATGATCACCCGCTGGCCGCGGGCATGGTCGGCATCCAGACGCACGTGCGCTACGGCAATGCCAGCTTCTTGGAATCCGACCTCGTCATCGGCATCGGCAACCGCTGGGCCAACCGTCACACCGGGGACCTCGGCGTCTACCGAGAGGGCCGGAAGTTCGTCCACATCGACATCGAACCCACCCAGATCGGACGCGTCTTCGCCCCCGACTACGGCGTCGCCTCCGATGCCGGGGCCGCCCTCGACGCACTGCTGACCGCCGCGCGATCACGGACGAGCGGACTGCCGGACTTCACCGGCTGGGCCGACGAATGCACGGCGCGGAAGTCGACCGAACACCGGAAGACGAACTTCACCGAGATGCCGATCAAACCGCAGCGCGTCTACCAGGAGATGAACCAGGCCTTCGGCAAGGACGTCACCTATGTCTCTACGATCGGGCTCAGCCAGATCGCCGGAGCCCAGATGCTGCATGTCTATCGGCCCCGCCACTGGATCAACGCCGGCCAGGCCGGGCCGCTGGGCTGGACCGGGCCCGCGGCACTCGGCGTGGCCAAGGGCAAACCCGGCGAGACCGTCGTCGCCCTGTCGGGGGACTATGACTTCCAGTTCATGATCGAAGAGCTCGCCGTCGGCGCTCAGCACAAGATCCCGTACGTCCATGTGGTCGTCAACAACTCCTATCTCGGACTCATCCGCCAGTCCCAGCGCGGATTCGAGATGGACTACGAGGTGTCGCTGGCGTTCGAGAACATCAACGCCGCAGGTTCCGCGTCGTCCGGATACGGGGTCGATCACGTGGCCGTGGCCCAAGGGCTCGGATGCAAGGCGCTGCGGGTCGAAGACCCCGAACTCATCGGTGAAGGACTGCGGGTCGCCAAGGAGCTCATGGATGAGCACCAGGTGCCCGTGGTCGTCGAGGTCATCCTCGAGCGTGTCACGAACATCTCGATGGGTGCGGCGCTCGATCAGATCAACGAGTTCGAGACCCTCGCTCAGACGCCAGCGGATGCCCCGACGGCGCTGACGCCGATGGGGCAGCTGGCCACGGCAGAATAGGCTGAGCTGTTTCGGCCGGGCCGAACGCGGCTGGGCCGAACGTGGCCGGGTTCGGCCCGGCTGGGTCGAACGTGGCTAGGCCGAACGTTGGCTAGGCCGAATCGCCCGATCCGAGTAGGCTAGAACGGTATACCGAACCCGTGTCCGCCGGTCTTGCCGGGGGCGGGCGACTGAGGAGGAAATGTGAGCAATGACGCCAGCTTCGACCTGATCATCCACGCCGAGAAGGCCGTGCTGCCCGATGGCACCGGCTCCGTGACGATCGGCGTCACGGATGGGAAGATCGCCGAGATCGCCCGCGGGGGACAGGATCTGGATGCAGCCGCCTCGGCGGGGGCGAAGGTCGTCGAGGTCGGAGCCGATGAGGTGCTGCTGCCGGGCCTCGTCGACTCGCACGTCCACGTCAACGATCCCGGCCGCGCTGAGTGGGAGGGCTTCGCCAGCGCCACGCGCGCCGCCGCGGCCGGGGGAGTGACGACGATCGTCGACATGCCGCTCAACTCGCTGCCGCCCACGGTCGACGTCGCAGCGCTGGAGACCAAGCGCGAGGTCGCCGCACCCAAGGCGTTCGTCGACGTCGGCTTCTGGGGCGGGGCGATCCCCGGCAACACCGCGGATCTGCGCCCCCTCCACGAGGCCGGAGTCTTCGGCTTCAAATGCTTCCTCGAGGACTCCGGGGTCGAGGAGTTCCCGCCGCTCGAGCCGGCGGAGATGCAGACGGACATGGCCGAGATCGCGTCTTTCGACTCGATGCTCATCGTCCACGCCGAAGACCACGAGGTCATGTCCGCGGCACCGAAGAACTCAGGACCGAAGTTCGCCGACTTCCTCGCTACGCGTCCGCGCGAGGCCGAGAACGTCGCGATCGGCCGGGTCATCGACGCCGCCCGAGCGACCGGAGTCCGGGCGCACATCCTCCACCTGTCCTCGGCGGATTCGCTCGAGCAGATCGCCGCGGCCAAGGCCGAGGGCATCAGGCTCACCGTCGAGACCTGCCCGCACTACCTCGTCTTCACCGCCGAGGAGATCCCCGACGGAGCAACGACGCACAAGTGCTGCCCGCCGATCCGCGAGGAATCGAACCGGGAAGCACTGTGGCAGGGGCTCATCGACGGCACGATCGACTGCATCGTCTCCGACCACTCGCCGTCGACGGCCGAACTCAAGCTGCTCGACACCGGCGACTTCGGAGCCGCATGGGGCGGAATCTCCTCGCTGCAGCTGGGGCTCTCGCTCGTGTGGACAGAGGCCGCCAAGCGCGGGATCGAACTCACCGAGGTGGTTCGCTGGATGTCGTCGGCACCGGCGTCGGTCGCCCGGGTGTCGAACAAGGGAGCGATCGCTGAGGGCAATGACGCGGACTTCGCCGTGTTCGCCCCCGACGAGGAGTGGACCGTCCACGCCACGGACCTCTACCACCGCAACCAGATCAGCGCCTACGATGCCCGCACCGTCCGAGGCCGCGTGACCTCGACCGTGCTGCGCGGGACTCCGGTGGACTTCGAGACCCCGACCGGCCGCCTCCTCCAAGCCCGCTGAATTACTACCTGACGGCGCCCCAACAACCCGGCGAAAGGTTGCTGGGGCGCCGTCAGGTAGTTCGGGGGAGAAGTTATCCACAATTTGGGTCCGGCTATTGCTGTTCGTTATCGAATGATGCATTTTGGTGTCATGTATCTATGTATGACGACCGAGAAGCTGTACCGGCTGGGGTTTTCCAAGGGCGACATCCGACGCGGTGTGAACTGCTGCCTCAGGCGCATCGCCCGGGGGCGGTATGTGGCGACGGGTTCCTGCGAAGACGCACGGCACGAAGTCATCTGGGCCGCACTGAGCGAAGAGGACTTCGAGGAGTTCGGGCGCCAAGGCGATATGCGCGATGAGATCGAGCCTTTGCGCGTTCTCATCCGCACCCGCGCCGAACGGATCCACTCGTCGTCCGGGCGCTGGCGGGCGACGAAGGGGCGCGAGGTCTTCTCCCACCTCTCGGCCGCTCTCGTTCACGGCCTGCCGATCGCCTATTCGGCACAAACCCGGGTGGAGGTGTTCCGCCCCAACGTCAGTCGCAAGTACCGCCACCTCTACGTGCGCAACCGCGAGATCCCCTCGGCGCATCGGAAGATGCTCGGCATCTACGCGGTGACGACGATGGAGCGCACTCTCATCGACATCGCCCGCGACTACGACCTCGATATGTCGGTGCCGATGCTCGACGAGGCGATCCGCCGCCGACTGACCACCCGGCCCAGGTTGGAGGCGGTCCTCGACGAATGCCCCGAATCCCGCGGTGATGCGGCAGTCCTGCGTGCCCTCAACCTGACCGATGGGCGCCGGGAGGCGCCCTCGGAATCGATCGCTGCCGTCCGGTTCTTCGAGCACGGGATCGCAGGCTTCGAACCGCAGGTCGAGTTCCGCGATGACCGCGGTGAGGTGATTGCCCGCGTGGACTTCTGCCACCGCGACGCGAAGGTGATCATCGAGATCGACGGCCTGGAGAAGTACACGATGGACGGCCGGAATCCGCGGGAGAGCATTGCCGCGGAGAAGACGCGCGAAGCCGCTCTCGAGGCCAGGGGGTACAAGGTCATCCGTCTGACGTTCGGCGAGCTCTTCCGCACTGCGCCCTTCGAACGGATCCTCGGGGTCCTGGCCTCACGGCTGCGCACCGGATGATCGCGTCAAGAAGCACGTGACGGCGCCCCAGCACCCTGGCGCCAGGGTGCTGGGGCGCCGTCAGGTAGCAGTTAGGGGAGGAGTTGGGTGCGGAGGCGGGCGACGTGGCCGCGGGCGTCGACATCGTATTCCGCGTGCGTGAGCGTGCCGTCGGGGCCGATGACGAAGGTCGAGCGCTGGGTGCCCAGGACCGTGTGTTCGCCGATCGTCTTGGGCCCGAAGCTGCCGTAGGCCCGTGCGACCGCCGCACCCTCATCGGAGAGCAGCGAGAACGTCAGTCCCTCCTCGGCGGCGAATTCCCTGAGCGAATCCGTGTCATCGGGCGAGATGCCGAGCACCTCGAATCCCGCGGCAGAGAGCGCAGAGAGATTGTCCCGGAAATCGCAGGCCTCGATCGTGCAGCCCGGCGAGGCCGCCTTCGGGTAGAAGTAGAGGATGACGCTGCGGCCGGCGAAGTCCGCCTTCGACACGGTCCGCCCCTCGGCGTCGGTGAGCAGGAAGTCCGGAGCGATATCTCCGACGGCAAGCTGAGTCTGGGTGGTCATGGTGCATCCTTTCATCATTGAGTGGAGCTTCCGGCGGCCACGAGTGCGCAGGCATGCGCGGCCGCATCCTCGATGAGCGCTTCGGCGCGCTCGGACAAGGTGGTCAGGTCGGCCGGGCCCGGAGCGATCGACAGCGCGGCCGTGATCCCGGCCTCCCGGCACTGCGCGGGGGAGAGTCCGACGCGTCCGGCGATGACGATCACCCGCGCCGAGGCGGGGGCGTGGTCCCGTACGGCCGCAACGACCTTCCCGCCCAGGGACTGCGAGTCGAACGACCCTTCGCCGGTGAGCACGATATCGGCCTCGGCCAGGGCCGAAGCCAGTCCCACCGTCTCGGCGACCATGGTCGATCCGGGTACGACCTCGGCGCCCAGCAGCGAGGTGAGCACCACCGGGATACCGCCGGCGGCACCGAACCCCGGCGTTGCGGCCAGGGCTTCGGCGTCGCCGGGGGAGGAGGTGAGCACCTTGGCGAGGTGGGCAAGCCCGGCATCGAGGGTGGTCACGGATTCCGCGTCGGCACCCTTCTGGGGGCCGAAGACGGCAGCGGCCCCGCGGGGTCCGGTGAGCGGATTGTCGACATCGACGGCGATGCGCCACCGCACTCGACGCGCCCGCGGATCGAGATCGGCGGTGTCGACGTTCGCGATCGCGGCCAGCCCTCCGCCGCCGGGGGCGACGTCGGTGCCCGAGGCATCGGTGAAGCGGGCGCCGAGGGCTGCGGCGATGCCGACTCCGCCGTCGGTGCTCGCCGAGCCGCCGATGCACAGCAGGATCTCCTCGACGCCGAGGTCGAGCACGGCGCGGGCGATGAGTCCGACGCCGAAGGTGTCGGCGCGCTCGGGCTGCAGCGGCACGTCCGAGACCTGGGGCAGCCCGTTGGCCTGGGCCGCCTCGATGACCGCGGTCCTCCCATCAGGGGAGACCCCGAACGCCGCCGAGGCGGCCCTGCCCAGAGCATCGACGGTGTCCACCGTGCGCGGCGGGGTCCCCCAGACCGCGAGCAGTGCGTCGAGGGTGCCCTCCCCGCCGTCGGCGAAGGGCAGTTCGGCGACGTCGGCAGCAGGGAAGGCCGTGCGGGCGCCGCGAGCCAAGGCGGCCGCAGCGCCCGGTGCCGAGGCCGAACCCTTGAAGGAATCAGGGGCGCAGACGATCCTCGGGGCATGAGTGAGAGAGGAATGGGCAGATGCGGAGTGTGTCGAAGCGTCGTAGCTCATGTCCTCATTCAATCTCATCGTCGGGATCGGGCTCGTGTGGTGGTCGCGGTTCGGGACGGGGCCTGCTGATGTGCTGCCTGGCCCGCTCACCATTATCCACGATTCGGAAGAATGTTTCCATAAAAATATGTGAGCAATTTGACATTGCCGTTCACGCCCAGCAGACTCGAACCAATCGTTCGGAAATGGTATTCCGAACCGTGAAATCCCGTCAGTGCACGACCAGGAGGTCACCGTGGACCTGGCCGAGTTCAATCGACTCCCAGCTGAGGCAGCCCGGAATGTTCTGCGCCCCTGCCTCGACGTCGACCGTTGGATCGACACAGTCGTTGCGGCGCGTCCTTTCCCCGACGTCGACGCCGCCCTGGCTTCGGCGCGCGATGATGCCGGCCCACTGCGCACCGACGAGATCGACGCCGCCATGTCCCATCACCCGCGCATCGGCGAGAAGGCGAAGGGCGACAGCGCGGAGGCTGCCCACTCGAGCCGCGAGCAGGCCGGACTCGGCACCCTCGAAGCCGATGTGCAGTCGCAGCTGGCCGCCGGCAATGCCGCCTACGAAGAGCGCTTCGACCGGGTGTTCCTCATCCGCGCCGCCGGACGCACTCCTGCCGAGATCCTGTCCGAACTGCAGCGGCGCATGGACAACACCGAAGCGGACGAAAACGCCGAAGTCGGCGAACAGCTGATTCAGATCGCCGCCCTGAGACTCGAAGGAATCCTCGCATGAGCTTCATCACCGCCCACGCACTCGACTCGACCGTCGGCACCCCCGCCGCAGATCTCGAAGTCACGCTCTATGACGGCGCCGAGGTCATCGTCTCGGCCCACACCGACGACAACGGGCGGGTCTCCGACTTCGGCCCCGACCACCTCGAACCCGGCGACTACCGGATCGTCTTCGGCACCGGCGCCTACTTCGCCGCCCGGGACATGGACCACTTCCACCCGGTCGTCACCATCGACTTCACCGTCCAGGCCGGACAGGAGCACTATCACATCCCGCTGCTGCTGAGCCCCTTCGCCTACAGCACCTACCGCGGCAGCTGAGCCGGACCCACAACGACATCAGGGGAAGCAGGCCCCCTGCAGGATCTCATCCTCAACAAACCGCCGAAGCCGACCGGGCACGTTCCGGCAGGCCTCGCCAATCGAATGGTCACGGCATGCGCATGCCCGCATGCCGACGAACTGGAGGAATACCAAGATGAGCAAGGTCCGACTGACATCGAACCAGTACGGCAAGGCGGAGAACCGACTGATGCGGGTCTACCGCGACACCGACCGCCATGAGATCCGCGATCTCAACGTCACTTCGCAGCTGTGGGGCGACTTCGAGACCGCCCACACCGAAGGCAACAACGAACACGTCGTCGCCACCGACACGCAGAAGAACACCGTCTTCGCGAAGGCGAAGGAACTGGGCGTGAGTTCGCCCGAGCAGTTCCTCATCGGCCTGGCCGACCACTTCACATCCAGCTTCGACTGGGTCACCGGCGGACGCTGGGAGGCCGAGGAATACGGCTGGGATCGGATCAACGACCACAAGCACTCGTTCTTCAAGTCCGCCCCCGAGGTGCGCACCGCCGTGTTCACCCGCGACGGCGACAAAGACACCCTGATCTCGGGCTTCAACGGCCTCACCGTGCTCAAGACCACCGAATCGGGCTTCGTCGGATACCCGAAGGACAAGTACACGACCCTGCCGGAGACCGAGGACCGGATCCTCGCCACCGACATCGCGACCCGGTGGATCTACAACACCACCGACCTCGACTTCGAGGCCGTGTACACCCGTGTCAAGGAGATCATCCTCGACTCGTTCACCGACCACTTCTCCCACGCCCTGCAGCACACGCTCTACCAGATGGGTGAGAAGGTCATCGAGGCAGTGCCGCAGATCGACGAGATCCGCTTCTCCTGCCCGAACAAGCACCATTTCCTCTACGACATCGAGCGCTTCGGACTGGAGAACCCGAACGAGGTCTTCATCGTCGCCGATCGCCCGTACGGCCTCATCGAGGCCACCTTCACCCGCGAAGGCGTGGATGAGAACAAGGACGCATGGGCACAGATCGCAGGCTTCTGCTGAGGCAGACTCCGCGGCTGCTGAGGCAGAGTCACACCTGCTGAGGCAGAGTCACACCCGCTGAGGCACCTCACTTGCTGAGGCAACTCAGCCGCTGAGCCGGCAACGACGCCGGCTCAGCACTTTCCGTCTCCGGGCTTCCGGCCGGAACACGGTCCCGGAAGCCCGGACCCCGTGAGAAGGACAACCCCGCAATGACACAGGACACCGCCTCGGCGAACCCGAGGAGCACCACCGACGAAGAGGTCGATGACTGGCTCGAGTCCTGGGAGGGACTTGTGGGCGCACGCGGCACCGCGCGCGCCGGCGAGATCATGGAGGCGCTGCGCCGCCGCGCGGCCACGAACTCCGTCGCCCAACCCAAGGTCACCACC belongs to Brevibacterium spongiae and includes:
- a CDS encoding glycerate kinase translates to MSYDASTHSASAHSSLTHAPRIVCAPDSFKGSASAPGAAAALARGARTAFPAADVAELPFADGGEGTLDALLAVWGTPPRTVDTVDALGRAASAAFGVSPDGRTAVIEAAQANGLPQVSDVPLQPERADTFGVGLIARAVLDLGVEEILLCIGGSASTDGGVGIAAALGARFTDASGTDVAPGGGGLAAIANVDTADLDPRARRVRWRIAVDVDNPLTGPRGAAAVFGPQKGADAESVTTLDAGLAHLAKVLTSSPGDAEALAATPGFGAAGGIPVVLTSLLGAEVVPGSTMVAETVGLASALAEADIVLTGEGSFDSQSLGGKVVAAVRDHAPASARVIVIAGRVGLSPAQCREAGITAALSIAPGPADLTTLSERAEALIEDAAAHACALVAAGSSTQ
- the gcl gene encoding glyoxylate carboligase, yielding MTRMRAVDAVVLILEKEGATETFGLPGAAINPLYSAMKAHGGIRHTLARHVEGASHMADGFTRSAPGNIGVCLGTSGPAGTDMITGLCAAAADSQPILCITGQAPVAVLDKEDFQAVDIASIAAPVTKMAKTVLEAGQVPGVFQAAFQLMRSARPGPVLIDLPIDVQQTEIDFDIDTYEPLAPAKPAATSAQAEKILDLIAEAKHPIIIAGGGIINADAADRLVEFAELTSIPVSPTLMGWGAIPDDHPLAAGMVGIQTHVRYGNASFLESDLVIGIGNRWANRHTGDLGVYREGRKFVHIDIEPTQIGRVFAPDYGVASDAGAALDALLTAARSRTSGLPDFTGWADECTARKSTEHRKTNFTEMPIKPQRVYQEMNQAFGKDVTYVSTIGLSQIAGAQMLHVYRPRHWINAGQAGPLGWTGPAALGVAKGKPGETVVALSGDYDFQFMIEELAVGAQHKIPYVHVVVNNSYLGLIRQSQRGFEMDYEVSLAFENINAAGSASSGYGVDHVAVAQGLGCKALRVEDPELIGEGLRVAKELMDEHQVPVVVEVILERVTNISMGAALDQINEFETLAQTPADAPTALTPMGQLATAE
- a CDS encoding peroxiredoxin, giving the protein MTTQTQLAVGDIAPDFLLTDAEGRTVSKADFAGRSVILYFYPKAASPGCTIEACDFRDNLSALSAAGFEVLGISPDDTDSLREFAAEEGLTFSLLSDEGAAVARAYGSFGPKTIGEHTVLGTQRSTFVIGPDGTLTHAEYDVDARGHVARLRTQLLP
- the pucL gene encoding factor-independent urate hydroxylase — its product is MSKVRLTSNQYGKAENRLMRVYRDTDRHEIRDLNVTSQLWGDFETAHTEGNNEHVVATDTQKNTVFAKAKELGVSSPEQFLIGLADHFTSSFDWVTGGRWEAEEYGWDRINDHKHSFFKSAPEVRTAVFTRDGDKDTLISGFNGLTVLKTTESGFVGYPKDKYTTLPETEDRILATDIATRWIYNTTDLDFEAVYTRVKEIILDSFTDHFSHALQHTLYQMGEKVIEAVPQIDEIRFSCPNKHHFLYDIERFGLENPNEVFIVADRPYGLIEATFTREGVDENKDAWAQIAGFC
- the uraH gene encoding hydroxyisourate hydrolase; the encoded protein is MSFITAHALDSTVGTPAADLEVTLYDGAEVIVSAHTDDNGRVSDFGPDHLEPGDYRIVFGTGAYFAARDMDHFHPVVTIDFTVQAGQEHYHIPLLLSPFAYSTYRGS
- a CDS encoding 2-hydroxy-3-oxopropionate reductase, with amino-acid sequence MSKTIAFIGLGIMGLPMAKNLVNAGFDVRGFNRTPAKADTLAEAGGSAAATIAEAVAGADVIITMVPDSPDVEAVLTGDEGILAHASAGATWIDFSTIRPDVATELAAQAKEAGLKPLDAPVSGGEPGAINGALSVMVGGDKADFDAVADVFDAVGKTIVLVGPSGAGQTVKAANQLIVAGNIGLLAEAVVFLEAYGVETTPALEVLGGGLAGSKVLEQKGQKMLEREFGPGFRLELHHKDMGIVTAAAREAGVAIPLGATVAQLVAATVQQGNGGLDHSGLFTVVEQLSGKNEN
- the allB gene encoding allantoinase AllB encodes the protein MSNDASFDLIIHAEKAVLPDGTGSVTIGVTDGKIAEIARGGQDLDAAASAGAKVVEVGADEVLLPGLVDSHVHVNDPGRAEWEGFASATRAAAAGGVTTIVDMPLNSLPPTVDVAALETKREVAAPKAFVDVGFWGGAIPGNTADLRPLHEAGVFGFKCFLEDSGVEEFPPLEPAEMQTDMAEIASFDSMLIVHAEDHEVMSAAPKNSGPKFADFLATRPREAENVAIGRVIDAARATGVRAHILHLSSADSLEQIAAAKAEGIRLTVETCPHYLVFTAEEIPDGATTHKCCPPIREESNREALWQGLIDGTIDCIVSDHSPSTAELKLLDTGDFGAAWGGISSLQLGLSLVWTEAAKRGIELTEVVRWMSSAPASVARVSNKGAIAEGNDADFAVFAPDEEWTVHATDLYHRNQISAYDARTVRGRVTSTVLRGTPVDFETPTGRLLQAR
- the uraD gene encoding 2-oxo-4-hydroxy-4-carboxy-5-ureidoimidazoline decarboxylase → MDLAEFNRLPAEAARNVLRPCLDVDRWIDTVVAARPFPDVDAALASARDDAGPLRTDEIDAAMSHHPRIGEKAKGDSAEAAHSSREQAGLGTLEADVQSQLAAGNAAYEERFDRVFLIRAAGRTPAEILSELQRRMDNTEADENAEVGEQLIQIAALRLEGILA
- a CDS encoding DUF559 domain-containing protein, which gives rise to MTTEKLYRLGFSKGDIRRGVNCCLRRIARGRYVATGSCEDARHEVIWAALSEEDFEEFGRQGDMRDEIEPLRVLIRTRAERIHSSSGRWRATKGREVFSHLSAALVHGLPIAYSAQTRVEVFRPNVSRKYRHLYVRNREIPSAHRKMLGIYAVTTMERTLIDIARDYDLDMSVPMLDEAIRRRLTTRPRLEAVLDECPESRGDAAVLRALNLTDGRREAPSESIAAVRFFEHGIAGFEPQVEFRDDRGEVIARVDFCHRDAKVIIEIDGLEKYTMDGRNPRESIAAEKTREAALEARGYKVIRLTFGELFRTAPFERILGVLASRLRTG